The genomic segment TAGTTAATAACAGAACACAATGAAATGATACCACTACTTAGAATTAAAGCTTAGTTGTTTAACAACTTAGATTAGGCTTTAGCTGTTCAGGTAAGGATAAGGTTGAGATATATGAAATGGTGTTCAAAAAGAATTATGACATACATAATCCCTACGTTTGTCTTAACAACGTCATGTTTATCTGTATTGGAATGAAGAGGTTTGAAGAAgagcaattttttttaaaagaatttgaatAAGAGCAAATTTTAAGGTGCAAAATATCTTTCTTTGTTCTCTATTCCTCTTTTTTCGTCACAGGGGGAGGGGCCTCTATCTAATGATAATCTTGCTTCTGTGCCTTTTATAACAAGGCAGTTTCTGCTTCTGTCCCTCACGTTAGCTTTTAACATTGTTATCTTACGGAGACCAAAAGTGCTCCACTTTAGCAAAGTTACGAGATTAAATATGCTCAAGTTATATTTGAAGGACTAAATTGAAACTCCAATAGATAGAGATCATTTTAGCCCAAAACTCTTATTTATTCTACTAAATATACAATGACAATTCTTGCACTGTTGGGCTCTATATCTGTATTAGAGTGTAATTTTTGTTGAAGCACGTTGCATATTGTCGATCATTGTTTGATTCAGGAGATGATgttgttccatataaatttggtgaCAAGTCTTCTCAGAAGTTACGTTCTTGCGGATTTCAAGATGTCGCATTCAAATCCTACACTGCGTATGTATTTCTACCTGTTCTGATACTACTCTATCCTCGATACTAGAAATATCACTGAATTTTTAACTTCTGTTTCGACAGACTTGGCCACCATACAATCCCAGAGGAGATGGATGAAGTTTGTGCTTGGCTAACTTCAAAGTTGGGGCTTGAGGGAAAATAATGAGTTGCACTTCTGTTGGCAACTTTCATATGCACACACATTGCATAAATATGGAGAATCAGAACCATCACTGTTAATGTGTTGAAGCAGCGCGCTGAAAATTAGCAGAAACGCGGACTGACATAACTTCTAATATTTTGCATCTTAACATTGTTCAGAGGTCATTTTATGCCTACTGCTGTGTTATCTATTCACTGGGATAACGACGTTTTGGgtgtttattcttattattactatttgATGAGAGATAAATTATGTCCATTGACATGATTTACTATGGTATTTTAATAGTATATGGAAGCCAAAATATCCCTGTTGCTTTGATTGAATAGCATGCAATTCCTTTTCACACGAGACAACATACTTGGTGTAATTCCACATATGGGAGAGTATACACCGACCTTCAGTGGAGACGAGTTGACAAAACAACAGCCACAAGAAACCAATGTCACCAAACAAGTAGATACATAGTTGAGCACCTTTCCTTCTATACTTTCAGGTGTCCCTTGCTCGAGTATATTTCCTCCAATATTATTGAGGCTCGTTTAGATCATGAGCTggcacaaaagaaagaaaacgaCTTTTATAGTATCAATAAACCAGTGAATGGGATAGGGCATTGTCTCGGAAAGAGGCTCGGTGAAATAGACATGTTTGTGAAGATGCAAACTATTTGCATCTGGATAGAAAGACCCTATGAAGCGTCACTGTTCCCTGGAATTTGCTTTGACTTAGATGTCTCATCTTTCTTGAAAAAGTGATTCGATTGATGGGATTTGGTATGAGATCGATATTCCAATCTTTCTTCTTAGAGCGTATTGATTTAACCCTATAAGTGGGACCAAACATGTTGCCGCCAAAAGTAGAACCCCATATTTCTTCTGGAGAATCTCCTAATTATTCCAAACCAACTAGAAAGAGGTTCTTTAATCAAAAAGAATTCGATTCAAATGTAACAGTCTAGaaaaaaagaagtaatgaaaGTAAGTACAAGAGACAATAGATAGTGGCAGAACAGTACTACAACAAAATACTACTATAATCAAACTACATGAAACAATAGATGGTAACAATAGATGGTAACATAAATCAAAGAACAAGGTATCTGACTTTTTTCTATTCAAATTGCAACTGATGATGAGTTTCTGGTACTAAATAACTCAAAAGGTACCTCATTTTACACAAATACTGGCCTGTTTTCATCTTCCAAACTCACAATGTTACATGGATAAATTATGACCTCTAACAAAGCCACAGCTCAATGGATGACAATCCTGTCACTTTGACTAATACATCTTGCACACTAAAGGAAACCTTAATAACCAAAAGCAGAAGGCACGAAAAATCAGTGAACTAGCAATTCATATAGCAAGCAAATGGGAGAATTTGAGCAGTGGCTGCTTTGGACGAATCAATAACCCCTTAATAAACGAATAGTACACAAATTGAATCCCCTGCAAGTACTTCAATCCAGCTTCATTCAGACAGCATGTTTTTCACCTTTGGGTTTCCCTTATAAAAGCAACTTCACGACTTCCGACTGGAGGTGACAACAAGTGCTTGTTATCTTGATCTCCGTCATCGCTTTCAGTTGGTTCATGGGGCGTCGTAGATGACCCACTCCCATCTTCTTCTGGATATAAGAAGAGTTGTTATTTGAGTGAACATGTATGAGAGACTTACAACTGATATATTCATAGCAATGTTATGACAGATCTTGgagtcaaaatgtttcaaatTAAGCAAGACTTAAATCAAGTACTTGGAGTTCAAGTTCAATGACCCAAGCCATCAAGTGGAAGTGAGGCTTGACATACAGGTCATCCATCCCCAAGAGAGGGAGTTTCAAGTACTTGGGGTCAGAAATCCAACCTAGAGGGGAGATTGACGAAGATGTCGCACATTGTATTGGGACAAGGTGGATGAAAGGGAGGCTTGCATCCGGTATTCTGTGTGATAAGAACATGCCACTAAGACTTCAAGGTAAGTTCTTCTGAGTGATAGTTAGACTGACAATGTTATATGGGGCAGACTAAAAAAATACAGATTTAGTACTAAAATGCAGCAACAtctttgaagagtccgagcaacttaggttttAAGCAACAAAGCGATGGCTTTAAATAATAATGATTCAAAGTATAGCAATTGCATTTTCTATTTATCATTGCAAGAATATGGATCATGTTACCTGTACAAGGATGGTACTCAGGAAGCTGTTTAACAGTTGTCACTTGAAGGCTCTCAGGAAGAAGACAACTGCAGAAAGCACCTGAAATTTAAAATAAACGACACCTTTAAGGCTCGTGTCATTGACTCACCATAAGTGGTAATTACATTGGGAGGTCATCGAAATATGAAAGAGACGCCAAAGACCAAATGCAGAGGGATGTAGCTGAATCcccaacaacaaacaacaacatgccCAGGTGCAAATCCCATaggtggggtctggggaggatacgATGTACGAAGACATTTCCTCTACCTTTGCagggtagagaggctattttcaatagaccctcggctcaacaATTGAAACCCCTTCATTGTAAAACTATACTATGcaaggtagagaggctgttttcgatagatcctCGGCTCAACAATTGAACCCCTCCATTGAAAAACTATACTATGTAAATAGGggaaaatgatatttttacaGATATACAAGTTGTTGAATGCCCTTGACGTAAGATTTTTCTTTTGAACCCCCTTGTTCAATTCCTGGCTCTGCAACTGCGAAGACTTAAGGTAAAGTGTAAATTTTGATACCAACAAAACATCTTTGTTTAGCAAAAAAGATTTAAAGCCACTAGTGAAGGTCACTAAGAAACCTCACATCCATTAAGTAGAGAGACTATACATCTTTATGATGAACCTCCCAAAAGGATAATAAAAGTTATATTTTCCCCCCTTCTATATGGTTTGCAGATTAACCTGGTCACAAGAATTGGACGAGTTTAACTCCATCAAATCGCATAAATAAGTTGTTGAAATCATTAGCACGTACGTCAAACACTTCATTCTCACAAAAGTCAATTAGAGCAGATAACAATATTAAGACAAGATTTTCAGATGCACCAAAATAAAGAGGTTTAGTATTGTGCCTTCTACAAATCTCAGAATTAGTACTAATTGCCACACACCCAGATGCCTAAGGTAGATCGTATGCCTAAATGCTCGCTGCCGTTATacactatgttgctcggactcttccaAAATGTCCTCAGGTGcatgtcagatcctccaaaagtTGCACCTTTTTGGAGGATTCTTCTATATGGCTGCAGCatcatttttggagagtccgagcaatatTGGCTATATGCCAGTATATCACAATGAAACAATGAACGCggacaaaaatattgaaaactagagaaaaatgaatttaatggACTAAATATACGTACCAACTCTGGCAAGCCGATTTACCCATCCAGGAATCCCTTTCCCTGTTAGTCTCTGTGCTATGTCATCTGTGAAATGGTTACAGTTCTTGGAGATGAGGTGATAAGTATCCCCGTGATACTCTGAAGCCACATTCTCAAGAAATGCCTGAAATTCAGAGGGAGGCATCTTAATACGACCCAATGGAACTGAACATCTGTAGATGAAACCAGGGCAGCTCTTAGGTTCCACTTCAAACACGCCACTTATGGGAAAGTCATGCGCTCCATATCCATATTCCATACCATGAACTGGAAATGTTGCAGTTGGCATATGCAGAAAGCAAAGAGAAATTCAAACTCCATTAAACAAGAGGTAACTTAATATGCTATATCGAAGAACTTTATATAATGTATTCAGCATATGCGTAGTTATAAATTGCATACCCCACATTCAAAGGAACCTAAAAGTTTACCTATGTtgaaaattttcttcttttttcttggaAAGAACATAGTAAGTGAAAGAAATAAGTCCTTTTGATGACAAACTAAGTGCACAAATTTTCCTCAAGCAATTTGACCAGTATGATATCAATCTTATCATTATAGACACCACTATGGGGTTTTACGTGCTTTCTTAATGCAAAATTCCCAAGAGAAATTCTTATGCTTCTTATTTGAAATTTTATGGCGCCAAATTTTGAAGGTGATGGCTCAAACTCCTATCA from the Capsicum annuum cultivar UCD-10X-F1 chromosome 9, UCD10Xv1.1, whole genome shotgun sequence genome contains:
- the LOC107841757 gene encoding deSI-like protein At4g17486: MGEESTSNSKSDDNSNGTNNNGSYESPVILNVYDLTPANQYTVWFGFGIFHSGIEVHGMEYGYGAHDFPISGVFEVEPKSCPGFIYRCSVPLGRIKMPPSEFQAFLENVASEYHGDTYHLISKNCNHFTDDIAQRLTGKGIPGWVNRLARVGAFCSCLLPESLQVTTVKQLPEYHPCTEEDGSGSSTTPHEPTESDDGDQDNKHLLSPPVGSREVAFIRETQR